A genome region from Marinobacter panjinensis includes the following:
- a CDS encoding outer membrane lipoprotein-sorting protein: MNRLLPALLLFPLFAVAAESSPGGEELVDGMEDTLWGDSNHGRFTMRIETEYWTRELDLEAWMDRPEKTLIRIHAPKKEAGIGSLRIKDAMWNYLPKVDRTIKIPPSMMLQPWMGSNFSNDDLVKESSFVNDYSHEITGSEEQDGVTVYLVRSTPKPDAPVVWSRLEFKIRDDHIPVAVTYFGERDQSVKEMTYSAIETMGGRRIPTRWTMVDSDDAKSRTVIEIESIEFNVPLEEELFTLRRLRNPQ; this comes from the coding sequence ATGAATAGGCTTCTCCCAGCCCTGCTCTTGTTTCCTTTGTTTGCGGTCGCTGCCGAGTCGTCGCCTGGCGGCGAGGAGCTGGTCGATGGAATGGAAGACACCCTCTGGGGCGATTCCAATCATGGCCGTTTTACCATGCGCATCGAGACCGAGTACTGGACCCGCGAGCTGGACCTGGAAGCATGGATGGACCGGCCCGAAAAAACCCTGATCCGCATCCACGCGCCCAAGAAAGAAGCCGGCATCGGCTCGCTACGCATCAAGGATGCCATGTGGAACTACCTGCCCAAGGTGGATCGGACCATCAAGATCCCGCCCTCGATGATGCTACAACCCTGGATGGGCTCCAACTTCAGCAATGACGACCTGGTCAAGGAAAGCTCATTCGTCAACGACTACAGCCACGAAATCACCGGCAGCGAGGAGCAGGACGGGGTGACCGTCTACCTCGTGCGCTCTACCCCCAAGCCCGACGCTCCGGTCGTGTGGAGCCGCCTGGAATTCAAAATCCGCGATGACCATATACCCGTAGCCGTGACCTACTTCGGCGAGCGGGATCAGTCGGTGAAGGAAATGACCTATAGCGCCATCGAGACCATGGGCGGGCGCCGCATCCCGACCCGCTGGACCATGGTGGATTCCGACGACGCCAAATCCCGCACCGTGATCGAGATTGAGTCCATAGAGTTTAACGTCCCCCTAGAGGAAGAGCTCTTCACCTTGCGCCGCCTGCGCAATCCACAGTGA
- a CDS encoding PLP-dependent aminotransferase family protein — protein MTDEYRYQQLEGWLLKGILDQRWRLGERLPSIRTLCAEQKLSKATVQHALQRLEAQGLIEARPKAGYFVSLQPDGVKKPVSRARIEAPRPVNVSDLLLDIMGRSAAFDLLPDLHRGDLPPGIVTLNRSIGRALRRQKGEDSQYYDKPAGFVGLREQLALHHARRGWAVSPEQLCITSGCQHALFLALMASCERGDVVAVESPGFYGVLQLLEQLGLKAVEVPTSLETGMDMDSLEEVLERWKVRACIVSPSFSTPGGALMPEPDKKRLLSLAERHDLAVIEDDIYGDTALGRSPDPLKALDGEDRVILCSSFSKSLSRDLRLGWISGARWHDRILHLKLVTQLASSRYLQQGVADYMADGSFTSHLRRQRHELSANRDRLIASLHTWPGEVRVSTPQGGLTVWVELPETVDTLAAYTNALKHGIIITPGPLFSVSGQFENCVRISFAHPWNESRMDALRQLPGLLHIE, from the coding sequence ATGACTGACGAGTACCGCTATCAGCAACTGGAAGGCTGGTTATTGAAGGGAATCCTGGACCAGCGTTGGCGGTTGGGAGAGCGCCTGCCTTCGATCCGAACACTGTGTGCCGAACAGAAATTGTCCAAGGCAACGGTTCAGCACGCCCTGCAGCGACTGGAGGCCCAGGGCCTGATCGAGGCCCGCCCTAAAGCCGGCTACTTTGTTTCCTTGCAGCCGGACGGAGTGAAGAAGCCGGTTAGTCGTGCCCGGATAGAAGCCCCACGCCCGGTAAATGTCAGCGATCTGCTGCTGGATATCATGGGCCGTAGTGCGGCGTTTGATTTACTGCCGGATCTTCACCGTGGCGACCTTCCGCCAGGAATAGTGACTCTGAACCGTTCGATAGGCCGGGCACTGCGGCGCCAGAAGGGCGAAGACTCCCAGTATTACGATAAGCCTGCAGGGTTTGTCGGCTTGCGGGAGCAGTTGGCGCTCCATCATGCCAGGCGAGGGTGGGCCGTCTCACCGGAACAGCTTTGCATCACCTCAGGTTGCCAACATGCTCTGTTTCTGGCGTTGATGGCATCCTGTGAGCGTGGGGATGTGGTCGCTGTCGAATCCCCGGGATTTTATGGTGTATTGCAACTTCTGGAACAGCTTGGCCTTAAAGCGGTGGAAGTGCCCACGTCCTTGGAGACGGGCATGGACATGGATAGCCTTGAGGAAGTACTTGAGCGTTGGAAGGTAAGAGCCTGTATTGTATCTCCTTCATTTTCGACACCGGGAGGTGCGTTGATGCCGGAGCCCGACAAAAAACGCCTGCTTTCGTTGGCGGAACGGCATGACCTCGCGGTGATCGAAGACGATATCTATGGAGATACGGCACTTGGTCGTTCTCCTGATCCGCTGAAGGCCCTGGATGGTGAGGACCGGGTGATCCTGTGCAGCTCTTTCTCCAAATCCCTGTCCCGGGATTTGCGGCTTGGCTGGATATCCGGTGCGCGATGGCACGACAGGATCCTTCACCTGAAGCTGGTCACCCAACTGGCCAGCAGCCGCTATCTCCAGCAGGGCGTGGCGGACTACATGGCCGATGGCAGTTTCACCTCCCATCTTCGCCGTCAGCGCCATGAACTGAGCGCTAACAGGGACAGGTTGATTGCGTCGCTCCATACCTGGCCCGGGGAGGTGCGCGTCAGTACCCCGCAAGGTGGCCTTACCGTCTGGGTGGAGTTGCCGGAGACGGTCGACACACTGGCGGCATACACGAATGCCCTGAAGCACGGCATCATCATCACACCGGGCCCGCTGTTTTCGGTATCTGGCCAGTTCGAAAACTGCGTGAGAATAAGCTTCGCCCATCCCTGGAACGAATCCCGAATGGACGCTCTCCGGCAATTACCCGGTTTACTGCACATCGAGTAG
- a CDS encoding IS3 family transposase (programmed frameshift): MKRSRYTEEQIAFALKQAELGTPVPEVCRKMGISDATFYTWRKKFGGLGPSELRRLKQLEEENQRLKRVVADLSLDKAMLQDVLSKKNLRPPRKRQLVDDLQKRFGVSQRQACAVLGLSRASYHYKSVTRDASALSMRIREITQVRIHYGYRRVHVLLQREGWQDNHKRVYRLYREQGLSLRLKRPRRNKAAKNRQPVSQGEFPNHIWGMDFVSDALFDGRRLRLLTIIDLFTRECLGIIVGQSLKGEDVKEALTRIARFRGNPKLLKADNGSEFAGKVMDRWAYERQIEIDFSRPGKPTDNATVESFNGRLRQECLNENWFLSLTDAEQKIEAWRTFYNQVRPHSALGWSTPSDYARKHAVSGYLEPQLEPDFSDNERY, translated from the exons ATGAAGCGATCCCGTTACACCGAAGAGCAGATTGCCTTCGCCCTGAAGCAGGCGGAGTTGGGAACGCCGGTTCCGGAAGTCTGCCGGAAAATGGGTATTTCTGACGCCACGTTTTACACCTGGCGCAAGAAATTCGGCGGACTAGGGCCTTCCGAACTCAGACGCTTGAAGCAGCTGGAGGAGGAAAACCAGCGCCTGAAACGGGTGGTGGCGGATCTGAGCCTGGACAAGGCCATGCTTCAGGATGTGCTGTCAAAAAAGA ATCTGAGACCGCCTCGCAAGCGTCAGCTGGTCGATGATCTCCAGAAGCGATTCGGAGTCAGCCAGCGGCAGGCTTGTGCGGTCCTGGGACTCTCCAGAGCCTCCTATCACTACAAATCGGTGACTCGTGACGCCTCTGCGCTATCGATGCGGATCCGGGAGATCACCCAGGTGCGGATCCATTATGGCTACCGTCGTGTCCACGTGTTGTTGCAACGTGAAGGATGGCAGGATAACCACAAACGCGTGTACCGGTTGTACCGTGAGCAGGGCCTGTCTCTGCGCCTGAAACGCCCCAGGCGGAACAAGGCTGCGAAGAACCGGCAGCCCGTGTCTCAGGGCGAGTTTCCCAATCACATCTGGGGCATGGATTTCGTATCGGATGCCCTGTTTGACGGCCGCCGGCTGCGGTTGCTGACCATCATTGACCTGTTCACTAGGGAGTGCCTTGGCATCATCGTCGGACAAAGCCTGAAAGGCGAAGACGTCAAAGAAGCACTGACGCGGATCGCTCGTTTTCGAGGTAACCCGAAACTACTAAAAGCAGACAACGGCTCCGAATTCGCCGGCAAGGTCATGGACCGGTGGGCCTATGAGAGACAGATAGAAATTGATTTCTCTCGGCCCGGCAAGCCCACGGACAATGCGACTGTGGAGTCATTCAACGGCAGACTCCGCCAGGAATGCTTGAACGAGAACTGGTTCCTGTCACTGACAGATGCCGAGCAGAAGATTGAGGCTTGGAGAACGTTCTATAATCAAGTCAGACCCCACTCCGCATTGGGGTGGTCGACGCCCTCTGACTACGCCCGAAAACACGCTGTTTCAGGTTATCTGGAACCGCAATTAGAGCCGGATTTTTCTGACAATGAGCGGTACTAA
- a CDS encoding FixG Ig-like domain-containing protein, producing the protein MDYAPGLIRYTSERELEGGRLRILRPRLLGYGALLVSFIAIFSWAMMVRPMVEFGVVKDRGLFRFDEKGNIENSYILKVLNKSQDSQTFELSVSGMDGLSLIGHQNIVVGAGEWREMPVSVTAVPEALDRGVTDIAFYLDSVNDGGQRLVEISRFIGQPMAP; encoded by the coding sequence ATGGACTATGCTCCGGGCCTTATCCGTTATACCAGTGAAAGGGAACTGGAAGGTGGACGACTGAGGATCCTCCGCCCAAGGCTGCTGGGATACGGCGCTCTGTTGGTGTCGTTTATTGCCATCTTTTCCTGGGCGATGATGGTCAGACCCATGGTCGAGTTTGGTGTGGTCAAAGACAGGGGACTGTTCCGGTTCGACGAAAAGGGGAATATTGAGAACAGCTATATCCTGAAAGTGCTCAACAAAAGTCAGGATAGCCAGACCTTCGAGTTAAGTGTCAGCGGTATGGACGGCCTGAGCCTGATCGGACATCAGAACATCGTCGTGGGTGCGGGCGAATGGCGTGAAATGCCAGTATCGGTAACCGCGGTACCGGAGGCACTTGATCGTGGCGTGACTGATATAGCGTTTTACCTGGACTCAGTAAACGACGGCGGCCAACGTCTGGTCGAAATCAGCCGCTTTATCGGGCAGCCGATGGCGCCGTAA
- a CDS encoding integrase core domain-containing protein → MSLADAEHKVEVWRTFYNQVRPH, encoded by the coding sequence TTGTCACTGGCTGATGCCGAACACAAGGTTGAGGTTTGGAGAACGTTCTATAATCAAGTCAGGCCTCATTAA
- a CDS encoding DNA/RNA non-specific endonuclease has protein sequence MKHLVSTVVIVFFSATAAGDVLSVHCPLGCPSVAIGNDVVFGHVYALSNNPDTKFADWVAYEVNVLNFGPSPGRVWKADPLIEGDKTLEEDDYRGANASALEADRGHQAPLASFAGSHYWPELNYLSNITPQDRDLNQGPWLGLEEAVRNAVSYGNSLYVITGPLYVLSMITLPNADEPHLVPSGYFKVVYDKDRLGAGFVMQQNVDRGKDYCETKDSLLDIEALSGVKLPLLIESSIIYQRLGC, from the coding sequence TTGAAACACTTGGTTTCGACAGTGGTTATTGTGTTCTTCTCCGCGACCGCAGCAGGCGATGTACTGTCAGTTCATTGTCCGCTCGGTTGTCCGTCAGTTGCTATCGGCAATGACGTGGTGTTTGGGCATGTCTATGCACTATCCAACAATCCAGACACAAAGTTTGCAGACTGGGTTGCTTATGAAGTTAATGTCTTGAATTTTGGACCTTCACCTGGGCGTGTGTGGAAAGCCGACCCTTTGATAGAGGGCGACAAAACTCTTGAAGAGGATGACTACCGAGGAGCGAACGCTAGCGCCCTTGAAGCAGACCGCGGACATCAAGCTCCTCTTGCGTCGTTTGCAGGTTCGCATTACTGGCCAGAGTTGAATTACCTTAGCAATATCACTCCCCAAGATAGGGATTTGAACCAAGGACCGTGGCTCGGATTAGAGGAGGCTGTGCGTAATGCAGTCAGCTACGGGAATTCTCTTTACGTTATCACTGGCCCACTCTACGTCCTTTCGATGATAACCCTGCCTAATGCAGATGAGCCTCATCTCGTCCCAAGCGGTTATTTCAAAGTCGTTTACGACAAGGATAGATTGGGAGCCGGTTTTGTTATGCAACAGAATGTCGACAGAGGGAAGGACTATTGCGAGACAAAAGATTCATTGCTTGATATTGAAGCCTTGAGTGGTGTGAAGCTGCCCCTGTTAATTGAAAGTTCGATTATTTATCAAAGGCTTGGATGCTAG
- a CDS encoding exopolysaccharide biosynthesis protein, translated as MEEPASLEDILTRIGKAEDHDGDHTSTRAVVNALGRRSFAPLLLLPGLVTLLPIGSIPGVPTVMAVLILLVSVQLLFGRRSFWLPAWLLNRSVSRSKLETSRRWMLRPARFIDFFLRPRLTFLINGVGVYVIALISIVIALMMPPMELVPFSAVGAGLSLTLLGLALLAHDGLAALLGIVVTTSTLWLVFSSVTGP; from the coding sequence ATGGAAGAGCCCGCCAGTCTTGAAGACATCCTGACGCGCATCGGAAAAGCCGAAGACCATGACGGTGACCATACCTCTACCAGAGCGGTGGTAAACGCGCTGGGGCGTCGCTCTTTTGCGCCACTGCTTTTATTGCCCGGACTCGTCACCTTATTGCCCATAGGAAGTATCCCGGGTGTCCCTACAGTTATGGCCGTACTGATCTTGCTAGTGTCGGTGCAGTTGTTATTCGGTCGGCGATCGTTTTGGCTTCCTGCTTGGCTTCTCAATCGCTCCGTATCTCGCTCCAAGCTTGAAACGTCCCGCCGCTGGATGCTTCGCCCCGCCAGATTTATTGACTTCTTCCTTCGTCCACGCCTCACCTTCCTCATCAATGGAGTTGGGGTTTATGTCATCGCCCTTATCAGCATTGTTATAGCGCTAATGATGCCGCCGATGGAGCTTGTGCCTTTCTCCGCGGTTGGCGCGGGGCTGTCGCTCACCCTGCTTGGGTTGGCCCTGTTAGCACACGACGGATTGGCTGCCCTTTTGGGTATCGTTGTCACAACGTCTACCCTCTGGCTGGTTTTCTCTAGCGTAACAGGGCCTTAG